Proteins from a genomic interval of Lactococcus protaetiae:
- a CDS encoding transcriptional regulator, with amino-acid sequence MDEKKDLKLGKIISMLRRAKSLKLREVTQGCFSESLLARFEKGESDITVEKFFVILKNSNIYLDEFQSIYNDYSMDEEEKFRTDLANAYSKRDIVKIKEILKFWESKVQEKPSVKYFKINETVIRIILVMAQNSVVLKKDVDFLMNHLEQVTEWGRYELWIFSNCLRFFDDNSLKYYGKYILGKTNFYQSIHLNQQLVIRTFLNIIDTFLRRGDLIFALKYINYLESINIQIDFFYEKIILNYHKAHYRVLQKQKSAVNDMRKCVETLEYYGYKEEAKILYEEIENL; translated from the coding sequence ATGGACGAAAAAAAAGATTTAAAGTTAGGCAAAATTATATCAATGTTGAGAAGAGCAAAAAGTCTAAAACTCAGAGAAGTCACGCAGGGATGCTTTTCTGAGTCGCTACTTGCTAGATTTGAAAAAGGTGAGTCTGATATTACTGTTGAGAAATTTTTTGTTATATTAAAAAATTCAAATATTTATTTGGATGAATTTCAAAGTATTTATAATGACTATAGCATGGATGAGGAGGAGAAATTTAGAACAGATTTGGCGAACGCATATTCTAAGCGAGATATAGTTAAAATAAAAGAAATATTAAAGTTTTGGGAAAGCAAAGTCCAAGAAAAACCATCTGTCAAATATTTTAAAATAAATGAAACAGTAATTCGGATAATTCTCGTAATGGCTCAGAACTCAGTTGTTCTAAAAAAAGATGTGGATTTTTTGATGAATCATTTAGAACAAGTTACCGAGTGGGGACGTTATGAACTATGGATTTTTTCAAACTGCTTAAGATTTTTTGATGATAATTCTCTGAAATATTATGGGAAGTATATTTTAGGGAAAACAAACTTTTATCAATCCATACATCTCAATCAACAACTCGTTATTAGAACATTTTTAAATATCATTGATACATTTTTACGACGAGGAGATCTGATTTTTGCGCTTAAATATATTAATTATCTTGAATCTATAAACATTCAAATTGATTTCTTTTATGAAAAAATAATTCTTAATTATCACAAAGCTCACTATAGGGTATTGCAAAAACAGAAAAGTGCAGTCAATGATATGAGAAAATGTGTTGAGACCTTAGAATATTATGGGTACAAAGAAGAAGCAAAAATACTTTACGAAGAAATCGAAAATTTGTAA
- the rpsB gene encoding 30S ribosomal protein S2 has protein sequence MSVISMKQLLEAGVHFGHQTRRWNPKMKPYIFTERNGIHVIDLQKTVKLVDDAYNYVKNASQEGAVVLFVGTKKQAAEAVKEEALRAGQYYVNHRWLGGMLTNWNTIQTRVSRLKEINKMEEEGTFEVLPKKEVVLLNKERERLEKFIGGIADMPRIPDVLYIVDPHAEQIAVKEAKTLGIPVVAMVDTNADPEPIDVVIPANDDAIRAVKLITAKMADAIIEGRQGEDAAEEFVADEAASEESLEELAEIVEGK, from the coding sequence ATGTCAGTTATTTCAATGAAACAACTTCTTGAAGCTGGTGTGCATTTTGGACACCAAACTCGTCGTTGGAACCCTAAAATGAAACCATACATCTTCACAGAACGTAATGGTATTCATGTTATCGACCTTCAAAAAACTGTAAAACTTGTTGACGATGCTTACAATTATGTAAAAAACGCTTCACAAGAAGGTGCAGTAGTTCTTTTTGTTGGTACTAAAAAGCAAGCTGCTGAAGCAGTTAAAGAAGAAGCACTTCGTGCTGGTCAATACTACGTAAACCATCGTTGGTTAGGCGGTATGCTCACTAACTGGAATACTATCCAAACACGTGTGTCACGCCTTAAAGAAATCAACAAAATGGAAGAAGAAGGAACTTTCGAAGTTTTACCCAAGAAAGAAGTAGTTCTTCTTAATAAAGAGCGTGAACGTCTTGAAAAATTCATTGGTGGTATCGCTGATATGCCTCGTATTCCAGATGTACTGTATATTGTTGACCCACATGCTGAACAAATCGCAGTTAAAGAAGCTAAAACTTTGGGGATTCCAGTTGTAGCTATGGTTGATACAAATGCTGATCCAGAACCAATTGATGTAGTTATCCCTGCAAATGATGATGCTATCCGTGCGGTTAAATTGATTACGGCTAAAATGGCAGACGCTATTATTGAAGGTCGTCAAGGTGAAGATGCAGCAGAAGAATTTGTAGCAGATGAAGCAGCTTCAGAAGAATCACTTGAAGAGCTTGCTGAAATTGTTGAAGGCAAATGA
- a CDS encoding MFS transporter yields MTVLVSFFLTTFVMTETFKPSVSTDKPRENILQAYKTVIRDKTYMIFMAANIGTTFIIMQFDNFLPVHLSNSFQMVKILGFEIYGQRMLTIFLILACVMVVVLMTTMNKLTKDWSHQKGFVLGSLFMAAGMIFAFMTTTFTPIFIAGVIYTLGEIVYTPSVQTLGADLMNPEKIGSYNGIGAIRTPIASILAALLVSISPIIKASGVSLILAFVEILAIILASIAVSRHQKETLSVY; encoded by the coding sequence GTGACAGTGTTGGTTTCGTTTTTCTTGACAACTTTTGTGATGACAGAAACATTCAAACCTTCGGTCAGCACTGACAAACCTCGTGAAAATATTTTGCAGGCTTATAAGACTGTCATTCGAGATAAAACATACATGATTTTTATGGCGGCAAACATTGGGACAACTTTTATCATTATGCAGTTTGATAATTTTTTACCCGTGCACTTATCAAATAGCTTTCAAATGGTGAAAATCTTAGGTTTTGAGATTTATGGACAGAGAATGTTGACGATTTTTTTGATTTTAGCTTGTGTCATGGTAGTTGTTTTAATGACAACAATGAATAAGTTGACAAAAGACTGGTCGCATCAAAAAGGCTTCGTATTAGGTAGTCTTTTTATGGCTGCAGGCATGATTTTTGCTTTTATGACAACGACATTTACTCCGATTTTTATTGCTGGGGTGATTTATACTCTTGGTGAAATTGTATATACACCTAGTGTTCAAACACTGGGTGCAGATTTGATGAATCCTGAGAAGATAGGCTCTTATAATGGAATTGGTGCAATTCGTACACCAATTGCTTCGATTTTAGCAGCTTTACTAGTATCAATTTCACCGATTATTAAAGCGAGTGGTGTTTCATTAATTTTAGCGTTTGTAGAGATTTTAGCCATTATTCTTGCTAGTATCGCTGTGTCACGTCATCAAAAAGAAACCCTGTCAGTATACTGA
- a CDS encoding MFS transporter, protein MLALSAVATFVAGILAGYFADRNGRKPVMVVGTAIQLLGSGLAIFSNLPSHVNAWTTFIAFLMISFGYNFVITAGNAMIIDASTAENRKVVFMLDYWAQNLSVILGQLLGMAIQTCV, encoded by the coding sequence TTGCTTGCTTTGTCTGCAGTCGCAACTTTCGTCGCTGGAATTTTGGCGGGTTATTTTGCAGATAGAAATGGTAGAAAACCTGTTATGGTTGTAGGGACAGCGATCCAGTTATTGGGAAGTGGATTGGCAATTTTTTCAAATCTGCCTTCTCATGTTAATGCTTGGACAACTTTTATTGCTTTTTTGATGATTAGTTTTGGTTATAATTTTGTGATTACAGCCGGAAATGCAATGATTATTGATGCATCAACGGCTGAAAATCGAAAAGTTGTTTTTATGTTGGATTATTGGGCGCAAAATTTGTCAGTTATTTTGGGGCAGCTCTTGGGCATGGCTATTCAAACCTGCGTTTGA
- a CDS encoding MDR family MFS transporter: MKDFFELSRNIKLRIIMTFIGVLTFSTIGSSMTIYYNQHMGASLTGILLIISSVLSFLVGIWSGHFTDIHGRKPTMMIGALTSTFGAALATFANSPVLFNPWLTFVGLVASSFGWGFFNSGASAMLVDITTTKTRKVVFSLNYWVLNIGVALGSGISGWLFRDHLFMLLSIVVTGDVINLLIVKFLIVETFDPVHHAEHQQTNIFKAYLQVSKDRTFMLYLLATLFITMLFTQPDYFLPVHLSGNAFHTSHIFGVEIYGQRMLTIMAVTNTICVVLFMSFFRKQTNKWSNRRGFAIGAILMGLGWAMAVWSNNVLFEFLAAVLNVGGELIFVPFEQSLRADMMNPEQIGTYTGAFSAIQPMAQVICGALVSFSPLYGSMGMGIILLVVTSLGVLPGLVSIRRYERGAR, from the coding sequence GTGAAAGATTTTTTTGAACTTAGTCGTAATATTAAACTTAGGATTATTATGACTTTTATCGGGGTACTGACCTTTTCCACGATTGGTAGCTCGATGACGATTTATTATAATCAGCATATGGGAGCAAGCCTGACAGGGATTTTACTTATCATCAGCTCAGTTTTGAGTTTTTTGGTTGGGATTTGGTCGGGACATTTTACAGATATTCATGGTCGGAAACCAACGATGATGATTGGTGCGTTGACTTCAACTTTTGGTGCAGCTTTAGCAACGTTTGCCAATTCTCCTGTGCTATTTAATCCTTGGTTGACTTTTGTTGGTTTAGTTGCATCAAGTTTTGGATGGGGATTCTTTAACTCTGGAGCGAGCGCGATGTTAGTTGATATTACAACAACAAAAACTCGGAAAGTCGTGTTTTCCCTTAATTACTGGGTACTCAATATCGGAGTAGCACTGGGGAGTGGAATTTCAGGGTGGCTTTTTCGTGACCATTTATTTATGCTTTTGTCAATTGTGGTTACGGGAGATGTCATCAATCTTTTGATTGTCAAATTTTTGATTGTAGAAACTTTTGATCCTGTCCATCACGCAGAACATCAACAGACAAACATTTTTAAAGCTTATTTACAAGTATCGAAAGATCGCACATTTATGCTGTATTTGCTTGCAACACTTTTTATTACTATGCTTTTCACACAGCCAGATTATTTTCTCCCCGTGCATTTGAGTGGAAATGCTTTTCATACGAGTCATATTTTTGGTGTAGAAATTTATGGACAACGGATGTTGACAATTATGGCAGTAACGAATACAATCTGCGTGGTACTTTTCATGTCTTTTTTCCGCAAACAAACCAATAAATGGTCAAATCGACGGGGGTTTGCGATTGGGGCAATCTTGATGGGATTGGGTTGGGCGATGGCAGTCTGGTCGAATAATGTGCTATTTGAATTTCTCGCAGCAGTACTCAATGTCGGTGGAGAATTAATTTTTGTTCCCTTTGAGCAATCTTTGCGTGCAGATATGATGAATCCTGAACAAATTGGAACTTATACAGGTGCTTTTTCGGCAATTCAGCCAATGGCGCAAGTTATTTGTGGTGCTTTAGTTTCATTTTCGCCTCTTTATGGCAGTATGGGGATGGGAATTATCTTATTAGTTGTAACTTCTCTTGGCGTCTTGCCTGGTCTAGTTTCCATCAGACGATATGAACGAGGTGCACGCTGA
- a CDS encoding RNA polymerase sigma factor has product MNLKKYETDINQYATEITKYLISRGSNYEDAQDTVQDTLVKMISLDIFIPPDKLRAWMYRVAIRKYINTYNRNKHYQTLIQQLSTEVMTSEFLIETSPLPTFLEQLPPYQKQLLTAYYYKNYSTKQLADMFDISLSKVKIDLYRARKKLKKILEKEGYDQWSL; this is encoded by the coding sequence GTGAATCTAAAAAAATATGAAACTGATATCAATCAATATGCAACGGAAATCACTAAATACCTCATCTCACGTGGAAGTAACTATGAAGATGCACAAGATACTGTCCAAGATACCCTAGTAAAGATGATTAGTCTAGACATTTTTATCCCACCTGATAAGCTTCGAGCTTGGATGTACCGTGTTGCCATTCGCAAATATATCAATACTTACAACCGAAACAAACATTATCAAACGCTCATTCAACAATTAAGCACTGAGGTTATGACTTCTGAATTTCTCATCGAAACAAGTCCTCTCCCCACATTTCTTGAACAACTTCCCCCTTATCAAAAACAGCTTCTGACAGCTTATTATTATAAAAATTATTCTACAAAACAACTTGCAGATATGTTTGATATTAGTCTAAGCAAAGTTAAAATTGACCTCTATCGCGCACGTAAAAAACTTAAAAAAATTTTAGAAAAAGAAGGTTACGACCAGTGGTCTTTGTAA
- the rsmD gene encoding 16S rRNA (guanine(966)-N(2))-methyltransferase RsmD, which yields MRVVSGNYGGRPLKTLAGKTTRPTTDKVKGAIFNMIGPYFDGGRVLDLFAGSGSLSIEAVSRGMDFAVMVEKDRLAQAVILENIKMTKDAEKFQLLKMPADRSLSVLTEPFDLILLDPPYAKEQIVKNLEYLQEQRLLTEHCIVVCETDKTVELPDKIAQLELTKQKVYGISKISIYEF from the coding sequence ATGAGAGTTGTTTCAGGAAACTATGGCGGACGTCCGCTAAAAACATTGGCAGGCAAAACAACACGCCCAACTACTGACAAAGTTAAAGGCGCTATTTTTAATATGATTGGTCCATATTTTGACGGTGGACGTGTGTTAGATTTATTTGCAGGCTCAGGCTCCTTATCTATTGAAGCGGTTTCACGAGGAATGGATTTCGCAGTGATGGTGGAAAAAGATAGATTAGCGCAAGCAGTGATTTTGGAAAATATCAAAATGACGAAAGATGCAGAAAAGTTTCAACTGTTGAAAATGCCAGCTGACAGAAGTTTGTCAGTGCTGACAGAACCATTTGATTTGATTTTGCTTGACCCGCCCTATGCTAAAGAGCAGATTGTCAAAAATCTGGAGTACTTACAAGAACAAAGATTGCTGACAGAACACTGTATTGTTGTTTGTGAAACTGACAAAACTGTAGAATTACCTGACAAAATTGCACAATTAGAACTAACGAAGCAAAAAGTTTATGGTATTTCAAAAATATCTATTTATGAGTTTTAA
- the adhE gene encoding bifunctional acetaldehyde-CoA/alcohol dehydrogenase has product MPKEKTELTAEEKMAQAVKYTDGLVKKAHEAVLKFEGYTQEQVDTIVAAMALAASEHSLELAHEAVNETGRGVVEDKDTKNRFASESVYHSIKNDKTVGVIGENKVAGSVEIASPLGVLAGIVPTTNPTSTAIFKSLLAAKTRNAIVFAFHPQAQGCSSHAAKIVYDAAVAAGAPENFIQWVEKPSLDNTTALIQNHGIASILATGGPGMVNAALKSGNPSLGVGAGNGAVYIDATANVERAVEDLLMSKRFDNGMICATENSAVIAAEIYDEFVAKMQTQGAYMVPKKDYKAIESFVFVQRGGEGWGVTGPVAGRSGQWIAEQAGVKVPTDKDVLLFELDKKNIGEALSSEKLSPLLSIYKSNSREEGIEIVRSLLHYQGAGHNAAIQIGAMDDPFVKEFGEKVEASRILVNQPDSIGGVGDIYTDAMRPSLTLGTGSWGKNSLSHNLSTYDLLNIKTVAKRRNRPQWVRLPKEIYYEKNSISYLQDLPHVHKAFIVADPGMVKFGFVDKVLEQLAVRTTQVQTSIYGSVQPDPTLSEAIAIARQMNEFHPDTVIAIGGGSALDAAKIGRLIYEYSHRGEVDLADDKALKHLFEELAQKFMDIRKRVVKFYNQRQTQMVCIPTTSGTGSEVTPFAVITDDETHVKYPLADYQLTPQVAIVDPEFVMTVPKRTVAWSGIDALSHALESYVSVMASDYTKPYSLRAIKLIFENLETSYKYDPSHPSKEGQVARENMHNAATIAGMAFAQAFLGINHSLAHKTGGEFHLPHGLAIAIAMPHVIKFNAVTGNVKRTPFPRYETYRAQEDYAEIARYIGLTGKDDAELVDALIAKIHELTDAVDIDVTLSGNGVKKEQLESQLDKLANLVYDDQCTPANPRQPRIDELKQLLLNQF; this is encoded by the coding sequence ATGCCAAAAGAAAAAACTGAGCTGACTGCTGAAGAAAAAATGGCTCAAGCCGTAAAATATACTGACGGTCTTGTCAAAAAAGCTCACGAAGCTGTACTAAAATTTGAAGGTTATACTCAAGAACAAGTTGACACAATTGTGGCCGCTATGGCACTAGCTGCAAGCGAACACTCATTGGAGCTTGCTCATGAAGCTGTAAACGAAACAGGACGCGGTGTGGTTGAGGATAAAGACACTAAGAATCGTTTTGCTTCTGAATCAGTTTATCACTCTATCAAGAACGACAAAACGGTCGGTGTGATTGGTGAAAACAAGGTTGCAGGTAGTGTTGAAATTGCAAGTCCTCTTGGAGTCTTGGCAGGTATTGTTCCAACTACCAATCCAACTTCTACTGCAATCTTTAAATCATTATTGGCAGCGAAAACACGTAACGCTATTGTTTTTGCTTTCCATCCACAAGCTCAAGGATGTTCAAGTCATGCTGCTAAGATTGTATACGATGCTGCTGTTGCAGCCGGAGCTCCTGAAAACTTTATCCAATGGGTAGAAAAACCTAGTCTTGACAATACAACTGCCTTGATTCAAAATCATGGTATTGCATCTATCCTTGCTACTGGCGGACCAGGTATGGTCAATGCTGCACTCAAATCTGGTAATCCTTCACTCGGCGTTGGTGCTGGTAATGGTGCAGTCTATATTGATGCTACAGCTAATGTTGAACGCGCGGTTGAAGACTTACTCATGTCTAAACGTTTTGATAATGGGATGATTTGTGCAACTGAAAATTCTGCTGTTATCGCAGCTGAAATCTACGATGAATTTGTTGCTAAAATGCAAACTCAGGGTGCTTATATGGTGCCTAAAAAAGATTACAAAGCTATTGAATCATTTGTTTTTGTTCAACGTGGTGGTGAAGGCTGGGGAGTAACTGGACCCGTTGCCGGTCGTTCAGGTCAATGGATTGCTGAACAGGCGGGTGTAAAAGTGCCTACTGATAAAGATGTTTTACTCTTTGAACTCGACAAGAAAAACATTGGTGAGGCACTTTCATCTGAAAAACTAAGCCCATTGCTTTCTATTTATAAATCAAATTCACGTGAAGAAGGAATCGAAATTGTCCGTAGTCTTCTGCACTATCAAGGTGCTGGGCATAATGCCGCTATCCAAATCGGCGCAATGGATGATCCATTTGTTAAAGAATTTGGTGAAAAAGTCGAAGCTTCTCGTATCTTAGTCAATCAACCTGATTCAATCGGCGGTGTTGGGGATATTTATACTGACGCAATGCGTCCATCGTTGACACTTGGTACTGGTTCTTGGGGGAAAAATTCGCTCTCACATAATTTGAGCACATATGATCTATTGAATATTAAAACAGTGGCAAAACGTCGTAATCGCCCACAATGGGTTCGTTTGCCAAAAGAAATCTACTACGAAAAAAATTCTATTTCTTACTTGCAAGATTTACCACACGTGCATAAAGCCTTTATCGTAGCTGACCCAGGTATGGTAAAATTTGGTTTTGTTGATAAGGTGTTGGAACAACTTGCAGTTCGTACAACTCAAGTACAAACAAGTATCTATGGTTCTGTTCAACCTGACCCAACTCTATCGGAAGCTATCGCGATTGCTCGTCAAATGAATGAGTTCCACCCTGACACGGTCATCGCAATCGGTGGTGGTTCTGCCCTTGATGCTGCAAAAATTGGTCGTTTGATTTATGAGTATTCACATCGTGGAGAAGTTGATTTAGCTGATGATAAAGCGTTGAAACATCTCTTTGAAGAATTAGCTCAAAAATTCATGGATATTCGTAAACGTGTTGTAAAATTCTATAACCAACGTCAAACTCAGATGGTATGTATCCCTACAACATCTGGTACAGGTTCTGAGGTAACTCCATTTGCCGTTATCACTGACGATGAGACTCATGTAAAATACCCACTCGCCGACTACCAATTGACACCTCAAGTAGCCATTGTTGACCCTGAGTTTGTTATGACTGTACCAAAACGTACTGTAGCTTGGTCTGGTATAGATGCACTCTCTCACGCTCTTGAATCTTATGTTTCTGTTATGGCTTCTGACTATACTAAACCTTATTCATTGCGTGCGATTAAGTTGATTTTTGAAAACTTGGAAACTTCTTACAAATATGATCCAAGTCATCCGTCTAAAGAAGGTCAAGTTGCTCGCGAAAATATGCACAATGCGGCGACTATCGCTGGTATGGCTTTTGCTCAAGCTTTCCTCGGTATCAATCACTCACTTGCTCACAAAACTGGTGGTGAATTCCACTTGCCACACGGTCTTGCGATTGCGATCGCAATGCCACATGTCATCAAGTTTAATGCTGTAACTGGTAACGTTAAGCGTACACCATTCCCACGCTATGAAACTTACCGTGCTCAGGAAGATTACGCCGAAATTGCACGTTATATCGGCTTGACTGGTAAAGATGATGCTGAATTGGTGGATGCTTTGATTGCTAAAATCCATGAACTTACAGATGCAGTTGATATTGACGTGACGCTTTCAGGCAATGGTGTGAAGAAAGAACAACTTGAAAGTCAACTCGACAAACTTGCAAACTTGGTTTATGATGACCAATGTACGCCTGCTAACCCTCGTCAACCTCGAATTGATGAACTTAAACAACTTTTGTTGAATCAATTTTGA
- a CDS encoding SepM family pheromone-processing serine protease → MKKANNKKQSKIIKWSLVIAVVVIAVIALIYPTSYYLEVPGTTEPLGKMVQVEGKKDEHKGDFFLTTVQIAQANVAMMIYSHFNSFATIYSEQQMTGGLNSEQFNLVNQFYMQTAQNTAVYQAFKLADKPYELKYDGVYVLQIAKNSTFKNKLQLADTVTAVNGQHFKSSTEMIDYVSKQKVGDSVTIEYTRIDGSKHKSTGKYIKLENGKTGIGISLTDHTEVVTNPKVTINAGSIGGPSAGMMFTLEIYSQLTGKNLRQGREIAGTGTIEHDGSIGQIGGVDKKVATASKEGADVFIVPDSGTKKNSSNNYLAAKAAAKKLNTKMKIIPVKTIHDALDYLETGKIND, encoded by the coding sequence ATGAAGAAAGCAAATAATAAAAAACAAAGCAAAATAATCAAATGGTCACTTGTTATTGCAGTAGTTGTAATTGCTGTAATTGCGCTCATCTATCCAACAAGCTACTACCTTGAGGTACCTGGTACGACCGAACCTTTAGGCAAAATGGTTCAAGTGGAGGGCAAGAAAGATGAGCATAAAGGAGACTTCTTTTTAACTACAGTTCAGATTGCTCAAGCCAATGTAGCAATGATGATTTATAGCCATTTTAACAGTTTTGCAACAATTTATAGTGAGCAGCAAATGACAGGTGGATTAAATAGTGAACAATTTAACCTCGTCAATCAATTTTATATGCAAACCGCACAAAATACCGCGGTTTATCAAGCTTTTAAATTAGCAGATAAACCTTATGAATTAAAATACGATGGCGTTTATGTTTTACAAATTGCCAAAAATTCAACGTTTAAAAATAAACTTCAACTCGCAGACACAGTCACCGCAGTAAATGGTCAACATTTCAAATCAAGCACTGAAATGATTGATTACGTCTCAAAACAAAAAGTAGGTGATTCAGTAACCATAGAGTACACAAGGATTGACGGAAGTAAACATAAGTCCACAGGAAAATACATCAAGCTCGAAAATGGAAAAACTGGAATAGGAATAAGTCTGACAGATCACACAGAAGTAGTCACCAATCCGAAAGTCACGATTAATGCAGGCAGTATTGGTGGACCAAGTGCTGGGATGATGTTCACACTCGAGATTTATAGTCAGCTTACAGGGAAAAATCTTCGTCAAGGACGAGAAATTGCGGGTACAGGAACCATTGAGCATGATGGCAGTATCGGCCAAATCGGTGGTGTAGATAAAAAAGTTGCCACGGCGAGCAAAGAAGGAGCAGACGTCTTTATTGTGCCAGACTCAGGCACGAAGAAAAACAGTAGTAATAACTACCTTGCAGCCAAAGCAGCAGCCAAAAAACTCAACACCAAAATGAAAATCATACCAGTAAAAACAATTCATGATGCACTTGATTATCTAGAAACTGGGAAAATAAATGATTAA
- a CDS encoding MDR family MFS transporter, whose amino-acid sequence MKDFFKLNRQIQLRILMMFVGGLCFSTVGGSMTIYYNEHMGAGITGILLIISNILTFVVGLWAGHLSDLRGRRPLMLFACLVTTIGGLTATFANSPWYFDPWLTYIGFLILFFGYGFFNTAATAMMVDLTTSDNRRMVYSLQYWVINMAILIGSALSGWFFRDYLFELLLVISIEEFLSFLVIYFWIGESFHPELAKRKAESNIFKAYQWVAKDTAFMWYCLSAIFTAMIFNQLDNYLPVHLSDHFVTTSIFGIEIYGQRMLSIFLIVNTLLIVLFIGGINRWTKNWRRETGILVGLVLQGSGFIVAFLGTTLSVELIATGVATFGEMIGVGFIQAYRADLMEGDSAGTYSGFFTITQPVASVLSGVLVSFSAVYGNVGMAFFMVLIIVFAVLPAMRSIRIKQAV is encoded by the coding sequence ATGAAAGATTTTTTTAAACTGAATCGACAAATCCAACTTCGTATTTTAATGATGTTTGTTGGGGGACTGTGCTTTAGTACAGTAGGTGGTTCAATGACTATTTATTATAATGAGCATATGGGAGCAGGTATTACAGGGATTCTACTCATCATCTCAAATATCCTGACTTTTGTTGTGGGACTTTGGGCTGGACATTTATCAGACTTACGTGGACGTAGACCACTCATGCTTTTTGCCTGCTTAGTTACGACAATAGGTGGTTTGACAGCGACTTTTGCAAATTCACCCTGGTATTTCGACCCTTGGTTGACTTATATCGGCTTTTTGATTTTGTTTTTTGGTTATGGATTTTTTAATACGGCAGCAACTGCGATGATGGTTGATTTGACCACTTCGGATAATCGGCGAATGGTTTATAGTTTACAATACTGGGTAATTAATATGGCAATCTTGATTGGTTCGGCCCTATCAGGTTGGTTTTTCAGAGATTACTTATTTGAACTTTTGCTCGTTATTTCAATAGAAGAATTTTTGAGCTTTCTGGTGATTTATTTCTGGATTGGTGAATCTTTCCATCCTGAATTGGCAAAGAGAAAAGCAGAGAGCAATATTTTTAAAGCATATCAATGGGTAGCAAAAGATACAGCGTTTATGTGGTATTGTTTATCGGCGATTTTTACAGCAATGATTTTTAATCAGTTAGATAATTATTTACCAGTTCATTTATCAGACCACTTTGTGACAACGAGTATTTTTGGCATAGAAATTTACGGACAAAGAATGTTATCAATATTTTTGATTGTCAACACGCTTTTGATTGTATTATTTATCGGTGGGATTAATCGATGGACTAAAAATTGGCGACGTGAAACAGGAATTTTGGTTGGTCTAGTCTTACAAGGCAGCGGCTTCATCGTGGCATTTTTAGGAACGACTTTATCAGTTGAGCTTATTGCAACAGGTGTTGCAACTTTTGGTGAGATGATTGGTGTTGGCTTTATTCAAGCATATCGCGCCGACCTGATGGAGGGTGATTCAGCGGGAACTTATTCAGGTTTTTTCACAATTACACAACCTGTAGCTTCAGTATTATCAGGAGTTCTCGTTTCTTTTTCAGCAGTTTATGGCAATGTCGGCATGGCATTTTTCATGGTTCTTATCATTGTTTTCGCTGTTCTTCCTGCTATGCGCTCGATTAGGATTAAACAAGCAGTATGA
- the coaD gene encoding pantetheine-phosphate adenylyltransferase, producing the protein MSQKIGLFTGTFDPLTNGHLDIIKRASKHFDKLYVGIFKNDQKHPLFLTNERVKMLTESLSALTEIKNVEVITHERDLTVNIAKNLGVTALVRSVRNTQDLEYEKNMFYFNHEMTGIETILFIAKPSLEPLNSTRMRELYSFGQDVSQWVPENVARELRKRNEESK; encoded by the coding sequence ATGAGCCAAAAAATCGGACTATTCACAGGTACATTTGACCCTCTGACCAATGGACATTTGGATATCATCAAGCGGGCAAGTAAGCATTTTGATAAACTTTATGTTGGCATTTTCAAAAATGACCAAAAACATCCACTTTTTTTAACAAATGAACGTGTAAAAATGCTGACAGAAAGCCTGTCAGCACTGACAGAAATAAAAAATGTTGAAGTCATTACTCATGAAAGAGATTTGACAGTCAATATTGCTAAAAACCTTGGTGTAACAGCGCTTGTACGCTCAGTTAGAAATACTCAAGACCTTGAGTATGAAAAAAATATGTTTTATTTTAATCATGAGATGACAGGAATAGAAACAATTTTATTTATAGCGAAGCCATCGCTTGAACCATTGAATTCTACTAGAATGCGAGAACTTTACAGCTTTGGGCAGGATGTTAGTCAGTGGGTTCCAGAAAATGTCGCGCGTGAATTAAGGAAACGAAATGAAGAAAGCAAATAA